From the Pseudomonas baltica genome, one window contains:
- the ubiA gene encoding 4-hydroxybenzoate octaprenyltransferase, whose protein sequence is MYLNLLKSLNRLHPRAWDFVQLTRIDKPIGIYLLLWPTLWALWIAGAGRPSLGNVVIFVLGVIFMRAAGCVINDVADRKVDGHVKRTAQRPIAAGRIRTREALALFAVLIIISFGLALCTNAATLWLSIGGLVLAASYPFMKRYTYYPQVVLGAAFSWGMPMAFTAETGHLPAAAWLLYIANLLWTVAYDTYYAMTDRDDDLLIGVKSTAILFGEADRMIIAILQGLTLVCLLLAGNQFGLGHWYQLGLLGAALCFAWEYWQTRQRERMACFKAFLHNHWAGLLIFLGIVLDYALR, encoded by the coding sequence ATGTACCTGAACCTGCTCAAGTCCCTAAACCGCCTGCACCCTCGCGCCTGGGACTTCGTCCAGCTGACGCGCATCGACAAGCCCATCGGCATCTATCTGCTGTTGTGGCCGACGTTGTGGGCGTTATGGATAGCCGGTGCCGGCAGACCGTCGCTGGGCAATGTGGTGATCTTCGTGCTGGGGGTGATCTTCATGCGCGCGGCCGGTTGCGTGATCAATGACGTGGCCGATCGCAAGGTCGACGGTCACGTCAAACGCACGGCGCAGCGGCCTATCGCGGCCGGTAGGATTCGCACCCGTGAGGCCCTGGCGTTGTTTGCGGTGCTGATCATCATCAGCTTCGGGCTGGCACTGTGCACCAACGCGGCCACCCTGTGGCTATCGATCGGTGGCCTGGTGCTGGCCGCCAGCTACCCGTTCATGAAGCGCTACACCTATTACCCGCAAGTGGTGCTGGGCGCGGCGTTTTCGTGGGGCATGCCCATGGCGTTCACCGCCGAGACCGGGCATCTGCCGGCGGCGGCATGGCTGCTGTATATCGCCAATCTGCTGTGGACGGTGGCCTACGACACGTATTACGCGATGACCGATCGCGATGACGATCTGCTGATCGGGGTCAAGTCGACGGCGATTCTGTTCGGTGAGGCGGATCGCATGATCATCGCCATCCTGCAGGGCCTGACGCTGGTGTGCCTGCTGCTGGCGGGTAATCAATTCGGGCTGGGCCACTGGTACCAGCTCGGGCTGCTGGGCGCGGCGCTGTGTTTTGCCTGGGAGTATTGGCAAACACGCCAGCGCGAGCGCATGGCGTGTTTCAAGGCGTTTTTGCACAATCACTGGGCGGGGCTGCTGATTTTCCTCGGGATCGTGCTGGACTACGCGTTGCGCTGA
- a CDS encoding chorismate lyase: protein MFIVPHELHSPTWRDGAPDTDPTTLDWLLDPGSLTRRLTRLAAGRFTVRPLFEGWQTLRDDECAALQLPGASIGWVREVYLLGVDTPWVFARSIAGQAALEATDLRLDVLGSRSLGELLFSDPAFTRQPLQTCRYPAAWLPAEIAQAGLWARRSRFDRDGLGVLVAEVFLPALWHAALPSQESPGCT from the coding sequence ATGTTCATTGTGCCGCACGAATTGCATTCCCCGACATGGCGCGATGGCGCTCCCGATACCGATCCCACGACCCTCGACTGGCTGCTGGACCCAGGCTCGCTGACGCGGCGCCTGACCCGCCTGGCTGCGGGCCGATTCACGGTGCGGCCACTCTTCGAGGGCTGGCAAACACTGCGCGACGACGAATGCGCGGCGCTGCAATTGCCCGGCGCCAGCATCGGCTGGGTGCGCGAGGTGTATCTGTTGGGCGTCGACACGCCTTGGGTGTTCGCCCGCAGCATCGCGGGTCAGGCGGCGCTCGAAGCCACCGACCTGCGCCTCGATGTGCTCGGCAGCCGCTCATTGGGCGAGCTACTGTTCAGTGACCCGGCCTTCACCCGCCAGCCCCTGCAAACCTGCCGCTATCCAGCCGCCTGGCTACCTGCAGAGATCGCGCAGGCCGGCCTGTGGGCGCGCCGCTCGCGCTTCGACCGCGATGGCCTCGGGGTGCTGGTGGCCGAAGTGTTCCTGCCGGCACTGTGGCACGCCGCCCTTCCCTCTCAGGAGAGCCCTGGATGTACCTGA
- a CDS encoding rubredoxin translates to MKKWQCIVCGLIYDERDGWPDDGIAPGTLWQDVPEDWLCPDCGVGKMDFEMIEIG, encoded by the coding sequence ATGAAAAAGTGGCAATGCATCGTCTGCGGCCTGATCTATGACGAACGCGACGGCTGGCCGGATGACGGTATCGCCCCCGGCACCCTGTGGCAGGACGTCCCCGAAGACTGGCTGTGTCCCGACTGCGGCGTCGGCAAGATGGACTTCGAAATGATAGAGATCGGCTAA
- a CDS encoding HU family DNA-binding protein, whose amino-acid sequence MRKPDLATAIAEKADLTKEQANRVLNAVLEEITGALHRKDSVTLVGFGTFLQRHRGARTGKNPQTGEPVKIKASNTVAFKPGKFLKDSVNP is encoded by the coding sequence ATGCGCAAACCAGATCTGGCAACCGCAATCGCTGAAAAAGCAGACCTCACCAAAGAACAAGCCAACCGCGTACTCAATGCCGTGCTCGAAGAGATCACCGGCGCGCTGCACCGCAAGGACAGCGTCACCCTGGTCGGTTTCGGCACCTTCCTGCAGCGTCACCGCGGCGCGCGTACTGGCAAGAATCCGCAGACGGGCGAGCCGGTGAAGATCAAGGCCAGTAACACCGTGGCGTTCAAGCCTGGGAAGTTTTTGAAGGATAGTGTCAATCCATAG
- the tssA gene encoding type VI secretion system protein TssA: protein MTFSGRLCTHYLALAKVPISSDSFGGEEVRYSSEYEALETELSKASSLHASSRIDWLKILEGSESILRTQSKDLRVATWLIWALHQRESFVGLLAGLGMLRALFEQHWVDLHPVKSRTRAGAMVWLVPRLDQALSEDIAVKEQLPLFQALVEHLDALDVVLAQQLGEDAPLILPIRRRLSSMIKRAADNLPEPGSVGAVVAQVKQVATQLVSPGSPLQNDKDAQKALRAQQDGARPLCTWWLRQKATDIRALRLNRTLMWLGIDALPQRNAEHITDLRGLPADKLTNYRERFDAGSYADLLIDLEASLAKAPFWLDGQRIVWECLQGLHAETSMREVEIHLSLLLQRLPGIAELRFHDGQPFADPATRSWISAQVMPHLQPASAPQPVSDSGEQPRWEQALLEVQPILRKDGLKPAVQILKQQMRNARGGREQFFWHFCLARLCHQAKKYDLARTQLETLDSQLQSSGLDIWEPELALNVLQLLHGCIELLPPNHAARERKDEIYRRLCHLDLEVVLE from the coding sequence ATGACGTTTTCAGGAAGACTCTGTACGCATTATCTTGCGCTCGCGAAAGTCCCGATTTCATCGGACAGTTTTGGCGGCGAAGAGGTGCGCTACTCCAGCGAATATGAAGCCCTCGAGACTGAGCTCTCCAAGGCCTCCTCGCTGCACGCCAGCAGTCGCATCGACTGGCTGAAGATCCTCGAAGGCAGTGAATCCATCCTGCGCACGCAATCCAAGGATTTGCGCGTTGCCACCTGGCTCATCTGGGCTCTCCATCAACGTGAATCCTTTGTCGGCCTGCTGGCAGGCCTGGGCATGCTGCGCGCGCTTTTCGAACAACATTGGGTGGATCTGCATCCCGTCAAGTCGCGTACGCGCGCAGGCGCCATGGTCTGGCTGGTGCCGCGCCTCGATCAGGCGTTGTCCGAAGACATCGCGGTCAAGGAGCAGTTGCCGCTGTTCCAGGCGCTGGTCGAACATCTCGACGCTCTCGACGTGGTGCTGGCGCAGCAACTGGGCGAGGATGCGCCGCTGATCCTGCCGATCCGTCGACGCCTGAGCAGCATGATCAAACGAGCCGCCGACAACTTGCCAGAGCCTGGCAGCGTCGGAGCCGTCGTCGCCCAGGTCAAGCAGGTCGCGACCCAACTGGTCAGCCCCGGCAGCCCGCTGCAAAACGACAAGGATGCGCAAAAAGCCTTGCGCGCTCAGCAAGACGGCGCTCGCCCACTCTGCACCTGGTGGCTGCGGCAGAAAGCCACCGACATTCGCGCCTTGCGCCTCAACCGCACGCTGATGTGGCTGGGCATCGATGCCTTGCCGCAGCGCAATGCCGAGCACATCACCGACCTGCGCGGGCTGCCGGCCGACAAGCTGACCAACTACCGCGAACGCTTCGATGCCGGCAGCTATGCCGACCTGCTGATCGATCTTGAAGCCAGCCTGGCCAAGGCGCCGTTCTGGCTCGATGGTCAACGCATCGTCTGGGAGTGCCTGCAGGGTCTGCATGCCGAGACGTCGATGCGCGAGGTTGAGATCCATTTGTCGCTTCTGTTGCAGCGCTTGCCGGGTATCGCCGAACTTCGCTTTCACGACGGCCAGCCGTTCGCCGATCCGGCGACCCGCAGTTGGATCAGCGCCCAGGTCATGCCTCATCTGCAACCGGCCAGTGCCCCACAACCGGTATCCGACAGCGGCGAGCAGCCGCGTTGGGAGCAAGCGCTGCTGGAGGTTCAGCCGATCCTGCGCAAGGACGGCCTCAAGCCCGCGGTGCAGATCCTCAAGCAACAGATGCGCAATGCGCGTGGCGGCCGCGAGCAGTTTTTTTGGCACTTCTGCCTGGCACGCTTGTGCCATCAAGCCAAAAAGTACGACCTGGCGCGCACCCAGCTCGAAACCCTCGACAGCCAGTTGCAAAGCAGCGGGCTGGACATCTGGGAGCCGGAGCTGGCGCTCAATGTTCTGCAATTGCTGCACGGCTGCATCGAGCTGTTGCCGCCTAACCATGCCGCTCGAGAGCGCAAGGACGAAATTTATCGAAGGCTGTGCCACCTCGACCTCGAAGTGGTACTCGAATAG
- the tssB gene encoding type VI secretion system contractile sheath small subunit: MAKEGSVAPKERINVTFKPSTGGVTEEVELPLKMLVLGDFTQQADERKVEDRKPISIDKNNFDDVLAKQDLNLNLSVPNRLLEDGANEELSVSLKVGSMKDFNPANLVEQVPELKKLMELRDALVALKGPLGNTPTFRKAIESVLADDESRARVLGELGLSAKTTQDA; encoded by the coding sequence ATGGCCAAAGAAGGCTCGGTAGCACCCAAGGAACGCATCAACGTCACGTTCAAGCCATCCACCGGTGGCGTCACGGAAGAAGTCGAACTGCCGCTGAAGATGCTGGTATTGGGTGATTTCACCCAACAGGCAGACGAGCGCAAGGTCGAGGACCGCAAGCCGATCAGCATCGACAAGAACAACTTCGACGACGTCCTCGCCAAGCAGGACTTGAACCTGAACCTGAGCGTGCCCAACCGCCTGCTCGAAGACGGTGCCAATGAAGAGTTGAGCGTCAGCCTCAAGGTCGGCTCGATGAAGGACTTCAACCCGGCCAACCTGGTCGAGCAAGTACCTGAACTGAAAAAACTGATGGAGTTGCGCGACGCGTTGGTGGCCCTCAAAGGCCCATTGGGCAACACCCCGACCTTCCGCAAGGCCATCGAGAGCGTTTTGGCTGACGACGAGTCCCGTGCGCGCGTGCTGGGCGAACTGGGGTTGAGCGCCAAGACCACGCAAGACGCCTGA
- the tssC gene encoding type VI secretion system contractile sheath large subunit translates to MSTSAATQANGEVAEYGILDRIIAETRLTPEDEAYDIAKRGVSAFIEELLKPQNENEPVKKAMVDRMIAEIDAKLSRQMDEILHNEEFQALESSWRGLHLLVDRTNFRENIKVEILNVSKQDLLDDFEDSPEVVQSGLYKHVYTAEYGQFGGQPVGAIIANYFFSPSSPDVKAMQYVSSVASMAHAPFIAAAGPKFFGLESFTGLPDLKDLKDHFDGPQFAKWQAFRQEEDSRYVGLTVPRFLLRNPYDPEDNPVKTFVYKENVANSHEHYLWGNTAYAFATKLSDSFAKFRWCPNIIGPQSGGAVEDLPLHHFQSMGEIETKIPTEVLVSDRREYELADEGFISLTMRKGSDNAAFFSANSVQKPKFFGNSAEGKAAEMNYKLGTQLPYLFIVNRLAHYLKVLQREQLGSWKERTDLELELNKWIRQYVADQENPNAEVRGRRPLRAAQITVSDVDGEPGWYRVSLNVRPHFKYMGADFTLSLVGKLDKE, encoded by the coding sequence ATGAGTACCAGTGCAGCAACACAAGCTAATGGCGAAGTCGCCGAATACGGCATCCTCGACCGCATCATCGCCGAAACCCGGCTGACCCCGGAAGACGAAGCCTACGACATCGCCAAGCGTGGCGTGTCGGCGTTCATCGAAGAGCTGCTCAAGCCGCAGAACGAGAACGAGCCGGTCAAGAAGGCCATGGTCGATCGCATGATCGCCGAGATCGACGCCAAGCTCAGCCGCCAGATGGACGAGATCCTTCACAACGAAGAATTCCAGGCTCTGGAATCCTCGTGGCGCGGTCTGCATTTGCTGGTCGACCGCACCAACTTCCGCGAAAACATCAAGGTCGAGATCCTCAACGTCTCCAAGCAGGACCTGCTGGACGACTTCGAAGATTCGCCGGAAGTGGTCCAGTCGGGCCTGTACAAGCACGTCTACACCGCAGAGTACGGCCAGTTCGGTGGCCAACCGGTAGGCGCGATCATCGCCAACTACTTCTTCTCGCCGAGCTCGCCTGACGTCAAGGCCATGCAGTACGTGTCCAGTGTCGCGAGCATGGCTCACGCGCCGTTCATTGCCGCAGCCGGCCCGAAATTTTTTGGCCTTGAAAGCTTTACCGGTCTGCCAGACCTGAAGGACCTGAAGGATCACTTCGATGGCCCGCAATTCGCCAAGTGGCAAGCCTTCCGCCAGGAAGAAGACTCGCGCTACGTCGGCCTGACTGTGCCGCGCTTCCTGCTGCGCAATCCCTACGACCCTGAAGACAACCCGGTTAAAACCTTTGTCTACAAGGAAAACGTCGCCAACAGCCACGAGCACTATTTGTGGGGCAACACCGCCTACGCGTTCGCCACCAAGCTGTCCGACAGCTTCGCCAAGTTCCGTTGGTGCCCGAACATCATCGGCCCGCAGAGCGGCGGCGCGGTAGAAGACCTGCCGCTGCACCACTTCCAGAGCATGGGCGAAATCGAGACCAAGATTCCGACCGAAGTGCTGGTATCCGACCGCCGTGAATACGAACTGGCCGACGAAGGTTTCATCTCGCTGACCATGCGCAAAGGCAGCGACAACGCCGCGTTCTTCTCGGCCAACTCGGTGCAAAAGCCCAAGTTCTTCGGCAACAGCGCCGAGGGCAAGGCTGCCGAGATGAACTACAAGCTCGGCACGCAACTGCCGTACCTGTTCATCGTCAACCGCCTGGCCCACTACCTCAAGGTGCTGCAACGCGAGCAACTGGGTTCGTGGAAGGAGCGCACGGACCTCGAGCTCGAGCTCAACAAGTGGATCCGTCAGTACGTCGCCGACCAGGAAAACCCCAACGCCGAAGTCCGTGGCCGTCGTCCGCTGCGCGCTGCGCAGATCACCGTCAGTGATGTCGACGGTGAGCCGGGCTGGTACCGCGTCAGCCTGAACGTGCGTCCGCACTTCAAATACATGGGTGCCGATTTCACCCTGTCGCTGGTTGGCAAGCTGGACAAAGAGTAA
- the tssE gene encoding type VI secretion system baseplate subunit TssE gives MTAYGSLFERLSGEASKRNGLSHEACATTSVAAHLAKMLSTRAGSVQTLPDYGLPDLNDMRLSLHDSLTRARSAIEKFIERYEPRLSKVHVISLPRDQDPLKLTFAIEGLLEVQGIRRQVSFSAKLDGSGKVKVR, from the coding sequence ATGACTGCATACGGCAGCCTATTCGAACGCCTGAGCGGCGAAGCGAGCAAGCGTAACGGCCTGAGTCACGAAGCCTGTGCGACGACCTCGGTGGCTGCCCATCTGGCAAAAATGCTCAGCACCCGGGCGGGCAGCGTGCAAACGCTGCCCGACTACGGGCTACCCGATCTCAATGACATGCGCCTGAGCCTGCACGACTCGCTCACCCGCGCCCGTAGCGCGATCGAGAAGTTCATCGAGCGCTACGAGCCGCGCCTGTCGAAGGTGCATGTGATTTCCCTGCCACGGGACCAGGATCCGCTCAAGTTGACCTTCGCCATCGAAGGCCTGCTGGAGGTCCAGGGCATACGTCGGCAGGTCAGTTTTTCCGCGAAGCTGGATGGCAGCGGCAAAGTCAAAGTCAGATAA
- a CDS encoding PAAR domain-containing protein, which yields MAGKPAARVTDPTACPKTGHGTNPIASGSPDTFFDGLPAARLNDPSACGGKIVSGVSSTVFINGMNAATVGSVGDHGNTVTSGSGTVIIGDTHIPAPVTPVSPMQTNAPFDDHFAVICQATGAPLAGVPYTVQLANGTQLTGITDDAGKTRKITSSTADAVTLVVPEQTEVVIG from the coding sequence ATGGCCGGTAAACCCGCCGCACGCGTCACCGATCCCACTGCCTGCCCGAAGACCGGGCATGGCACCAATCCGATCGCCTCGGGTTCGCCGGACACGTTCTTCGACGGCCTGCCAGCGGCGCGCCTTAACGATCCCAGCGCCTGCGGCGGCAAGATCGTCAGCGGCGTGTCGTCGACCGTGTTCATCAACGGTATGAACGCCGCCACCGTCGGTTCGGTGGGCGACCATGGCAACACCGTGACCAGTGGGTCGGGCACCGTGATCATCGGCGATACCCACATCCCGGCGCCGGTCACTCCGGTGTCGCCGATGCAGACCAACGCCCCGTTCGACGACCACTTCGCCGTGATCTGCCAAGCCACCGGCGCGCCCCTGGCCGGAGTGCCATACACCGTGCAACTGGCCAACGGCACGCAATTGACCGGCATCACCGATGACGCCGGCAAGACCCGCAAGATCACCAGCTCGACCGCCGATGCGGTGACCCTGGTGGTTCCTGAGCAGACCGAAGTCGTTATCGGCTGA
- a CDS encoding DUF6402 family protein, whose translation MADTIATSTLTPKANTDGKTVPVRQFKITDIPDAMRKMDWPVAAQLMEYWFNGEPWPTEDGSIVAAVKSHHEHAPKKYINESIIKMDWVLSFPKVHSYLDELRAVWRGPRAQDEICKKFKNNFGSALPATYKLNFFGHGPLAENFGYFNYKRVDFDPVGGEVDELRAALGNFNLRVVAEGDMVVTASAYVFYPVKLGFYIDDCYDFNDESDWWRPSQLLGFWGFNGLAMSIPEVMARGLSTDEQLQSLALQSMTGYEKFFDQRYADIDSQRYYLIQNKNFQDYRRKYSRGGDFKISSDIYYEDIVSPPLVFEK comes from the coding sequence ATGGCCGACACCATCGCCACCTCGACATTAACGCCCAAGGCTAATACAGACGGGAAGACTGTGCCTGTGCGTCAGTTCAAGATCACGGATATTCCGGATGCAATGAGGAAGATGGATTGGCCAGTGGCGGCGCAGTTGATGGAGTATTGGTTTAATGGGGAGCCTTGGCCGACCGAAGATGGGTCAATAGTGGCCGCGGTGAAGTCTCATCACGAGCATGCGCCAAAGAAATATATTAACGAATCGATCATAAAAATGGATTGGGTTCTAAGTTTTCCCAAAGTGCACAGCTATCTTGACGAGCTCAGAGCCGTATGGCGAGGTCCTCGTGCTCAGGATGAAATATGTAAAAAGTTCAAAAATAATTTTGGTTCAGCTTTGCCAGCTACTTATAAGTTGAATTTTTTTGGCCACGGGCCGTTGGCTGAGAATTTCGGTTATTTTAATTATAAGCGTGTTGATTTTGACCCGGTGGGCGGTGAGGTTGATGAGCTCAGAGCTGCTCTAGGTAATTTTAACTTAAGGGTTGTTGCAGAGGGGGACATGGTAGTAACGGCTAGTGCGTATGTGTTCTATCCAGTTAAGCTAGGTTTTTATATTGATGATTGCTACGACTTTAACGATGAGTCTGATTGGTGGCGGCCCAGTCAACTTTTAGGGTTTTGGGGGTTCAATGGCCTGGCCATGAGTATTCCCGAGGTGATGGCTCGCGGTCTCAGTACCGACGAGCAGTTGCAAAGCCTGGCGTTGCAGTCTATGACTGGATATGAAAAGTTTTTTGATCAACGATATGCTGACATTGATAGCCAGCGGTATTATCTTATTCAGAATAAAAACTTTCAAGATTACAGGCGAAAATATAGTAGAGGCGGTGACTTTAAGATTTCTTCAGATATTTACTATGAAGATATAGTCTCGCCACCATTGGTATTTGAGAAATGA